GGCGACCGCAGCACCACCAGATCGGCGGCGGCGAAATCGACGGCCGGGTCATCCCAGCGACTCCATTCGGCGGCGACACCCGCCTCCCCGAGTGCGCGAACCAGGCCCGCGTCGTCGGAGTAACCACCGGGAAGGTCTGCGCAGGTGACGAGCAGGATTCGCGGCGAACTCATCGGACCCGCAGACCCGCCATCCGCCTGCGGTGCGCGGGACCGATGGTCAGGGCAGCCGTGGTGTCCCGGTCCTCCCAATCGGACTTCGTGAGCCCCTCGACCCGGTCGCACAGCGCCTCGCCGATGGCGACGTCGTCGACCACGATGTCACCGAGCGCGCCGTCGGCACCGACCAACGTGACCCTGGCGCCGCGACGTCCGAGGTGCGCGACCACGGCGCGGGCGTTCTTTCCATGCGCAGCGAGGAACCGCTGGGCAGCAGCCACGGCGGCGGGCGGGACGACAGGCTCCGGTGACGACTGCTCAGACATACGTCCGAGCCTAGGTGTCCCGGCCGGTCGCAGCAGGCGATTTGATCCGTATCACAACCGGACCGAGCGGTTTCGCAGATCGGTGTGCACCGGACTCCCGTCGCGCGAGGCGACCGGGAAAGGCGCGGACCACGGGTTCAGCGGAGCGGAGTCGGCCCCGCGACGACAGTGAGATCCGTGATCGAATAATCCGTATGACCGGTTTAGCGGTGCAGGCTCCCGATAGGGGCTCGGTGCTCTCGTGGGGAGTCGACATCGGAGCCGCCGCCGCGCTCGTGGTGGCGTTCTGGCTCCGACCCATGATCGATCTCACGGAACCCAGGATCGTCCTGGCTGGGGTTTGTTCGGCCGCCGGGGTGGCGGTGGCGGTGGTCCTACGGTGGCGACTGCCCGCGATCGCGCCCGCCGTCGCGCTGGTGGCCACCGGTATCGGCTGGGTACTGGAGGCGAGCACCGACCCCCTGCTGGGCGTGGCCTGGAGTCTCTATCCGCTTGCCGTACGCAGTGCGGTCCGGGCACGGCTGCTCGGCGTCGCTGCGGTGGTGACGCTGATCGCGGTCTCGGTGAGCTATGGAGGCGAGCCCTCGGGCGGTTTCGATCAGCGCATCGTGCTGGCGGGCGCCGCGATCGGCATCGCGTGGTTGCTCGGTCATACCGAGGCTCGCCGTCAGGAGGCCACCCGGGAGGCGGTGCGCCAGGAAGCCGAGGCGGAACAGGCCCGGCGGCAGAATGCGATGGCGCGCGAGGTTCACGACGTCGTCGGCCACGCATTGAGCGTGATCAGCGCGGAAGCGGACGTCGCCAGAAGCCTGCCGGATCTCCGGGAGGCCGACCTTCGATCGAGCCTCGCCGACATCGAACACCGAGCGCGCAGCGCGTTGGAAGAGGTACAGGGTCTGGTCCGCGCGCTGCGCACCGGTGAGAGCAGCACGCAGGCGGCCGTGATCCTGCCGCAGCTGGTGGCCGCCGCGCGGGCGAGTGGGCTGGAGGTGGCCCAGCACATCGAGGTGACGGCCGCTTCCCACCAGACGGATCTGGTGGTGGTCCGCGTGGTGCAGGAGGCGGTGAGCAACGTGATCCGGCATGCGGGCGCCCGCTGGTGCGAGGTATCCGTCTCGCCGGAAGACGGCGCGGTCGTGGTCCGTATCGACGATGACGGCTCCGGGCTGCCCGACGACTGGCGGCCCGGGACGGGGTTGATCGGAATGCGGGAACGGGTCGAGGGGCTCGGCGGTTCCCTCACCGTGACGAATCGGCTCGCGGGCGGGACGCGGGTGCTGGCGAGGGTTCCCGTGGCGGCCGTCTCGTGAGCGAGCAGATCAGGGTGCTCCTGGTCGACGACGACCCGGATTTCCGGCGGGTCTACCGGCGGTTGTTCGAGGGCAGTACCGGGTTCCGAGTCAGCGGTGAGGCAGGCACCGGTGCGGAAGCGCTGCGGATGCTGTCCGCCTTGCGTCCGGATGTGGCGCTGGTCGACGTGCAGATGCCCGGCGGCTCCGGATTGGACGTGGTGCGCGGGGCTGCTGAGCTGGGCACCAGGATCATCATGCTGACGACCTTCGACCTGGACGACTACGTCACCGAGGCGCTGCACGGCGGCGCAGCGGGATTCCTGTTGAAGAACGCCTCCTCGCCCGAGGTGCTGGCTGCGGTGCGCGCCGTGCATGCGGGCCACAGTTCGCTCGCCCCCGAGATCACCGCGCGCCTGGTCGACCGGTTCAGCGGCAGGCCACGTCCGAGGCCGCACCCCTTCGTCAAGGTCAGGCTGAGCGAGCGTGAATTGCAGTTGGTCAGGTTGATCGCGCGGGGGAGATCGAATCGGCGCATCGCCGAGGAGCTGTTCCTGAGTGCCGAGACGGTCAAGACCTATGTGAAGCGGCTGTTCACGAAGCTCGACGTGACCGATCGAACCCAGCTCGCCGTGCTCGCCCATGAGGCGGGTCTGTTGCACGAGCCCCGCTGAGGTGTCCACTTTCGGGGGTCACAACCCGATGCGATGAAACGTCACGGTGGCAGGGAACAACTTCCCGGTTCCAGTGTGAGGAGCAGCACCGCATGATCGAAGTCAACGACGTCACCAAGAGATACGGGGCGAAGACGGCGGTCGATGGGGTGAGCTTCGCCGCCGAACCCGGCCGGGTGACCGGATTCCTCGGGCCGAACGGCGCGGGCAAGTCCAGTACGTTGCGCATCCTCCTCGGCCTCGACCGAGCGACATCGGGAACCGCGCTGATCGACGGGGAGCCCTATGCCTCGTTGCGGCAGCCGTTGCGCACGGTCGGGGCCATGGTGGACGGAGCT
This Actinoalloteichus hymeniacidonis DNA region includes the following protein-coding sequences:
- a CDS encoding sensor histidine kinase, with the protein product MTGLAVQAPDRGSVLSWGVDIGAAAALVVAFWLRPMIDLTEPRIVLAGVCSAAGVAVAVVLRWRLPAIAPAVALVATGIGWVLEASTDPLLGVAWSLYPLAVRSAVRARLLGVAAVVTLIAVSVSYGGEPSGGFDQRIVLAGAAIGIAWLLGHTEARRQEATREAVRQEAEAEQARRQNAMAREVHDVVGHALSVISAEADVARSLPDLREADLRSSLADIEHRARSALEEVQGLVRALRTGESSTQAAVILPQLVAAARASGLEVAQHIEVTAASHQTDLVVVRVVQEAVSNVIRHAGARWCEVSVSPEDGAVVVRIDDDGSGLPDDWRPGTGLIGMRERVEGLGGSLTVTNRLAGGTRVLARVPVAAVS
- a CDS encoding response regulator; this encodes MSEQIRVLLVDDDPDFRRVYRRLFEGSTGFRVSGEAGTGAEALRMLSALRPDVALVDVQMPGGSGLDVVRGAAELGTRIIMLTTFDLDDYVTEALHGGAAGFLLKNASSPEVLAAVRAVHAGHSSLAPEITARLVDRFSGRPRPRPHPFVKVRLSERELQLVRLIARGRSNRRIAEELFLSAETVKTYVKRLFTKLDVTDRTQLAVLAHEAGLLHEPR